A section of the Parasteatoda tepidariorum isolate YZ-2023 chromosome 6, CAS_Ptep_4.0, whole genome shotgun sequence genome encodes:
- the LOC107450011 gene encoding uncharacterized protein isoform X2 has translation MYNSNLPAVISSNRSGSPSNMVQASKANTTGPVVRRREEFADDRNIPIRYAENSPERFQIRRKDSFFNSLRVIYDLKEWVSCLVMGTNRRRPKKKVVFEDKKSVASFYFARGSRDSQSITGERLSSFAEYASINVAKSSNQIKKSNVGNGSSTQFRKSRKKRPAPLPPIPEKNFHSLKNNYLRNEVISENRNGITTKPSKSAGVISQSVHIKRKHKKRKAPSPPLGESSSILSGIGSVLSLIEHAKVSQDNLKRTQKDHRPKNKQKNEKVPKYPANTASKMNKKRFIPRNYNQNSATDSDSEHSGQVSSSLSSADESDEIVRYNKTKAKKGSVQRSSSFMKYAGTEDDVCVKISIQKTQTNVVTVEELPTSSTVHYTIEESSSSDLSEEEPEIVAPKAYAVKAQQESKFNSSDSSFDEVNDGSKRTIFEELQLKSPEKSSVKEFIQAFNMLADKGSTSYVKQISNGHTANFGITDQNISNYKNSTSKTSQSVPTKWEYQNNNNKINNFSYSANQILLPIEEESLNELPEPGSSGIISKSSKGRSKASMENGSLDLNQNKASKKNFKVEENLHGKSLGKKLPAKLEKKKSSQASAVALTSLLSSGTNDISEGDTTDSLKSSQQLDRPIMVGLHIENKSSHRGPLPLLVTPSMSLRKLKKQVESEYSFPRLQQCWIFGESFAVQDDASLASYGVTKPGCSVLLYVMSKESLPSRYKQNSAGRINAKLHMKTPKEVENGLLDDKKKGDIEHFYPKDSRKEEEANQLKTLSQNKKSEFHKAWEADFEKKNDYRTLVALDDVDLVSNVESFECPICMMNVANGEGVILQDCLHSFCKECLAGSIQYSDTAQIKCPFRNDEYSCESHLQEREIKCLVTPEIYEKHLQRSMALAESQALDSFHCKTPDCPGWCLFEDNVNTFVCPVCKKTNCLTCAAIHEGRNCKQYQDFVAFSCDTNEEAKKTKEYLQNMVQSGEAMECPQCQVILMKKWGCDWLKCSMCHTEVCWVTKGPRWGPGGKGDTSGGCKCMVNGVRCHPKCSYCH, from the exons ATGTACAACTCCAATCTTCCTGCTGTTATTTCTTCAAATAGATCAGGCAGTCCTTCTAACATGGTGCAAGCTTCTAAGGCCAATACAACTGGTCCTGTGGTTCGTAGAAGGGAAGAATTTGCTGACGATCGAAATATTCCCATTAGATATGCTGAAAACTCTCCAGAAAGATTTCAAATTAGGCGAAAAGACTCGTTTTTCAACAGCCTCAGAGTAATTTATGACTTGAAAGAATGGGTCTCGTGTTTGGTAATGGGTACGAATCGAAGGAGGCCAAAGAAGAAGGTAGTTTTTGAAGACAAGAAATCTGTTGCTAGTTTTTATTTCGCTCGAGGTAGCCGAGACTCCCAATCGATTACCGGTGAAAGATTGTCTTCCTTTGCAGAATACGCCTCCATAAATGTTGCGAAATCTTCCAACCAAATTAAGAAATCCAATGTCGGGAATGGTAGTTCAACTCAGTTTCGCAAAAGTAGGAAAAAGAGACCAGCCCCACTACCTCCtattccagaaaaaaattttcattcattaaaaaataattatcttagaAATGAGGTTATTTCGGAAAATAGAAACGGAATCACAACGAAGCCCTCCAAATCTGCTGGTGTCATAAGTCAGTCTGTTCATATCAAGAGGAAGCACAAAAAGAGAAAGGCACCCTCACCACCACTCGGGGAAAGCTCTTCGATTCTTTCCGGAATTGGCTCAGTTCTGAGTCTGATTGAACATGCTAAAGTGTCTCAGGACAACCTGAAGCGAACCCAAAAAGACCATAGGCCGAAAAACAAACAGAAGAATGAAAAAGTACCGAAATATCCCGCAAATACTGCCTccaaaatgaataagaaaagatTCATACCTCGTAACTATAATCAAAATTCTGCGACAGACTCGGACAGTGAGCATTCAGGGCAGGTTTCGAGTAGTTTATCCTCAGCCGACGAGAGCGATGAGATCGTAAGATACAACAAAACAAAAGCTAAGAAAGGTTCAGTGCAACGAAGCTCTAGTTTCATGAAATACGCAGGCACTGAAGATGATGTCTGTGTAAAAATATCCATACAGAAGACGCAAACGAACGTTGTCACGGTTGAAGAACTACCGACGTCGAGTACTGTACATTATACCATAGAAGAATCTTCCTCGTCAGATCTGTCTGAAGAGGAGCCCGAGATAGTTGCCCCAAAAGCATATGCTGTCAAAGCTCAACAAGAATCCAAGTTTAATTCTTCCGACAGCTCTTTCGATGAAGTGAATGACGGATCGAAAAGAACAATATTCGAAGAATTACAGCTTAAGTCTCCAGAAAAAAGCTCTGTGAAGGAATTTATTCAGGCTTTCAACATGCTTGCTGATAAGGGAAGTACAAGTTACGTCAAACAGATATCCAATGGTCATACCGCAAATTTTGGAATTACAGATCAGAATATTTCCAATTATAAAAACTCCACTTCCAAAACATCACAGTCAGTTCCAACAAAGTGGGAAtatcagaataataataataaaattaacaacttcTCTTATTCGGCTAATCAGATATTACTTCCCATTGAGGAGGAATCATTAAACGAATTGCCGGAGCCTGGTTCTAGTGGTATAATCTCTAAGAGTTCTAAAGGAAGAAGTAAAGCATCAATGGAGAATGGCTCTTTGGATTTAAATCAGAACAAAGCCTCAAAAAAGAACTTCAAAGTGGAAGAAAATTTGCATGGGAAAAGTCTGGGGAAGAAACTTCCTGCTAaactagaaaagaaaaagtcttCTCAAGCATCTGCTGTGGCCTTAACATCATTGTTGTCTAGTGGGACAAATGACATAAGTGAAG GAGATACTACAGATTCTCTAAAATCTTCCCAACAATTAGATAGACCAATCAT ggtTGGTCTGCATATTGAAAATAAGTCTTCTCATCGTGGTCCTTTGCCTTTATTGGTGACACCATCAATGTCtttacgaaaattgaaaaaacaa gttGAATCAGAATACAGTTTTCCTAGACTGCAACAATGCTGGATTTTTGGTGAATCATTTGCTGTGCAGGATGATGCTTCTCTTGCTAGTTATGGTGTCACAAAACCAGGTTGCTCTGTTCTTTTATATGTTATGTCCAAGGAATCTTTGCCTTCACGTTACAAACAAAATTCTGCTGGTAGAATCAATGCCAAGCTTCATATGAAAACACCTAAGGAAGTTGAGAATGGGTTATTAGATGACAAAAAGAaag GTGATATTGAGCATTTTTATCCAAAGGATTCTCGTAAAGAAGAAGAAGCAAATCAGCTGAAAACTTTGAGTCAAAATAAG aaatctgAATTTCACAAAGCTTGGGAAGcagattttgagaaaaagaatgACTACCGCACACTCGTTGCATTAGATGATGTCGACCTGGTTTCGAATGTGGAGTCCTTTGAATGCCCAATCTGTATGATGAATGTGGCAAATGGTGAAGGTGTTATTCTTCAAGACTGTTTGCATAGCTTTTGCAA AGAATGCCTTGCTGGTTCAATACAGTATTCAGATACAGCTCAAATAAAATGTCCCTTTCGAAATGATGAGTACTCCTGTGAAAGTCATCTTCAGGAACGAGAAATTAAATGT TTGGTCACACCAGAAATATATGAGAAACACCTTCAGAGAAGTATGGCTCTGGCTGAAAGTCAAGCCCTTGATAGTTTTCACTGTAAAACGCCCGACTGCCCCGGTTGGTGCCTTTTTGAAGACAATGTCAACACATTTGTTTGTCCTGTTTGCAAAAAGACAAATTGTCTGACATGTGCTGCCATACATGAAGGTAGAAACTGTAAGCAATATCAGGACTTTGTTGCTTTTAGCTGTGATACTAATGAGGAAGCAAAGAAAACTAAAGAATATTTACAG aatatggTGCAAAGTGGAGAAGCGATGGAATGTCCTCAGTGCCAAGTTATTCTCATGAAGAAATGGGGCTGTGATTGGTTGAAATGCTCAATGTGTCACACGGAAGTTTGCTGGGTGACTAAAGGTCCTCGCTGGGGTCCAGGA gGAAAAGGAGATACCAGTGGAGGCTGCAAATGCATGGTAAATGGTGTCAGGTGTCATCCAAAATGCAGCTACTGTCATTAA